The following coding sequences are from one Arthrobacter sp. 24S4-2 window:
- a CDS encoding isoprenylcysteine carboxylmethyltransferase family protein — translation MTASAASARERRRAAIGTAVFAVAPATAAGVVPWLLTRWEAAAPVPGGVPVQVTGALLIGGGAAVIANSFVHFAVEGLGTPAPFAPPKQLVVGGLYRYVRNPMYVSIAAAVAGQGLLLGQPKLFAALVIGAVPVVAFVRLYEEPTLARKFGAEYEEYRRNVPRWLPRLAPWRPEPWRPEGPEASGR, via the coding sequence ATGACAGCATCTGCAGCCTCGGCGCGTGAACGAAGGCGGGCAGCCATCGGCACGGCGGTGTTCGCCGTTGCCCCCGCAACCGCGGCAGGTGTGGTGCCGTGGCTCCTGACCCGCTGGGAAGCGGCGGCGCCGGTTCCCGGCGGAGTGCCGGTGCAGGTCACCGGCGCCCTCCTGATCGGCGGGGGCGCGGCCGTGATCGCCAACTCCTTCGTGCATTTCGCCGTTGAGGGCCTGGGGACGCCCGCGCCTTTTGCCCCGCCCAAGCAACTGGTGGTGGGCGGGCTCTACAGGTACGTGCGGAATCCGATGTACGTGTCCATAGCTGCCGCCGTCGCCGGGCAGGGACTCCTCCTTGGCCAGCCGAAGCTCTTCGCGGCACTGGTTATCGGCGCCGTCCCGGTGGTGGCATTCGTCAGGCTGTACGAGGAGCCCACCCTGGCCCGGAAGTTTGGCGCGGAATACGAGGAGTACCGCCGGAACGTGCCGCGCTGGCTGCCCAGGCTCGCACCATGGCGGCCCGAACCATGGCGGCCCGAGGGGCCGGAAGCCTCCGGACGTTAG